A genome region from Halobacterium hubeiense includes the following:
- a CDS encoding RNA-guided endonuclease InsQ/TnpB family protein, with translation MSTTATKTLQATFAPPTAHKQSKLNDLLETYRDGLQEAFDSGASTMSAVSDIVTPYDLPYQAKAALCNYVPKLRKTYNAKELDDGHPIRLTNQATKFDHSAERDYEFTWWVPRPGRGTNFWIPLRINPEQEDLWHDLVSEDAKAGEIRLQKHRKNWVLHVTVEYPVEEPATDGDVTHIGLDIGETALITGCALKDGSPTDPFVCSGSRAKHLRKEMHTTLKRLQERDASEWRIEDRFNHYQNALTDIVEKASRQAVEYAKQFEHPVLVMEDLTYIRERLDYGKYMNRRLHSWAFARLQGRIEDKATEAGIPVEYVNPAYTSQTCHLCHRIGRRDSQAEFRCPNNDCHVSTFQADINAAANIARRVDPWGESVPLDKAGRDDSPRDGSGCDTATTHREKSVPAQMTLTAYEESEPSASDD, from the coding sequence ATGTCCACGACCGCCACGAAGACGTTGCAGGCGACGTTCGCGCCACCGACGGCGCACAAGCAGTCGAAACTCAACGACCTGCTCGAAACGTATCGTGACGGTCTGCAAGAGGCGTTCGACTCCGGGGCGAGTACCATGTCGGCGGTGAGCGACATCGTGACGCCCTACGACCTGCCGTATCAGGCCAAAGCCGCCCTCTGCAACTACGTCCCGAAACTTCGGAAGACGTACAATGCCAAAGAGTTGGACGACGGCCACCCGATACGGCTCACGAACCAAGCCACGAAGTTCGACCACTCCGCCGAACGCGACTACGAGTTTACATGGTGGGTTCCGCGTCCCGGCCGGGGAACGAACTTCTGGATACCGCTTCGCATCAACCCTGAACAGGAAGACCTCTGGCATGACCTCGTATCGGAGGATGCGAAGGCGGGCGAGATACGGCTTCAGAAACACCGGAAGAACTGGGTACTGCACGTCACCGTCGAGTACCCGGTCGAAGAACCAGCGACGGACGGTGACGTCACGCACATCGGCTTAGACATCGGAGAAACCGCCCTCATCACGGGCTGTGCCCTCAAGGACGGTTCTCCGACTGACCCGTTTGTGTGTAGCGGAAGCAGAGCGAAGCATCTCCGCAAAGAGATGCACACGACCCTGAAACGCCTCCAAGAGCGTGACGCATCCGAGTGGCGTATCGAAGACCGATTCAACCACTACCAGAACGCGCTCACCGACATCGTGGAGAAGGCGTCTCGGCAAGCCGTCGAGTACGCCAAGCAGTTTGAACACCCGGTGTTGGTGATGGAGGACTTGACGTACATCCGCGAACGTCTTGACTACGGGAAGTATATGAACCGTCGCCTTCACTCGTGGGCGTTCGCCCGACTGCAAGGGCGCATCGAGGACAAGGCGACGGAAGCAGGTATCCCGGTCGAGTACGTGAATCCGGCGTACACCTCGCAGACGTGCCACTTGTGCCACCGTATCGGTCGGCGGGACTCCCAAGCCGAGTTCCGGTGTCCGAACAACGACTGCCACGTGTCGACGTTTCAGGCCGACATCAACGCTGCCGCGAATATCGCACGACGGGTTGACCCGTGGGGAGAGAGCGTCCCGCTTGACAAGGCCGGACGCGATGACTCGCCTCGGGATGGGAGCGGTTGTGACACCGCCACGACTCACCGTGAGAAGAGCGTACCAGCGCAGATGACGCTCACGGCCTACGAAGAGTCGGAACCCTCTGCCAGCGACGACTGA
- the tnpA gene encoding IS200/IS605-like element ISHhu2 family transposase, producing MKYNLETGSHTVYALQYHFVTVTKYRADLLTDEVAERVGEIASDISEDFGVNIQNVNGGSDHVHILFTAKPTTDLTKFINSLKGVTSRKIRDENPEIRQALDKAFWQPGYFLATTGQVSIDVLMEYVEEQ from the coding sequence ATGAAGTACAACCTCGAAACCGGGTCGCACACGGTCTACGCGCTCCAATATCACTTCGTGACCGTCACGAAGTACCGCGCAGACCTCCTCACCGACGAAGTCGCAGAACGGGTCGGTGAGATTGCTAGCGACATCTCAGAGGACTTCGGCGTGAACATTCAGAATGTCAACGGCGGTTCCGACCACGTTCATATCTTGTTCACGGCGAAGCCAACGACCGACCTCACCAAGTTTATCAACTCACTCAAGGGCGTTACGTCCCGCAAAATCCGTGACGAGAATCCCGAGATTCGGCAGGCGCTCGACAAGGCGTTCTGGCAACCGGGGTACTTCCTCGCCACGACCGGCCAAGTGAGCATCGACGTGCTGATGGAGTACGTGGAGGAGCAGTAG
- a CDS encoding alpha/beta hydrolase, whose product MVDHADGGDTDGDIEAEAVVTHADLTYAERDAGEMKLDLYSPDTERAVPLVVYVHGGGWVVETRKNTPDFERFAAEWDCAIASVSYRLAEVPEHVEPPLSVDPANETPRGVFPDQIVDVKAAIRWLRAHADEFGYDASAVAVWGASAGGHLAALAGVVDDIEDLAGDTYSTQALEPVVAPETSGRVQAVITWYPITDLRSLPDAEDGITSLLLDGSVAEHPDRARLASPVTHVTADSPPFLLVHGRADDVVPVEQSQALFDELAAPDAEAAFYELPDLGHVWGADSERTAMDILESEPRPDFRFTATPGFGETAAAEQPLDGQRPVGPEIIDAFLDRIRSSGSNS is encoded by the coding sequence ATGGTCGACCACGCCGACGGCGGTGATACCGACGGCGACATCGAAGCGGAAGCAGTCGTCACGCACGCCGACCTCACGTACGCCGAACGCGACGCGGGCGAGATGAAACTCGATCTGTACAGCCCGGACACCGAGCGGGCGGTCCCGCTGGTCGTGTACGTTCACGGCGGCGGCTGGGTGGTCGAGACCCGGAAGAACACGCCCGACTTCGAACGCTTCGCCGCCGAGTGGGACTGCGCGATAGCGAGCGTCAGCTACCGGCTCGCGGAAGTCCCCGAGCACGTCGAACCGCCACTAAGCGTCGACCCGGCCAACGAGACGCCGAGAGGCGTCTTCCCCGACCAAATCGTCGACGTGAAGGCCGCGATTCGGTGGCTGCGCGCGCACGCCGACGAGTTCGGATACGACGCCAGCGCCGTCGCAGTGTGGGGCGCCTCCGCCGGCGGCCACCTCGCAGCGCTGGCCGGCGTCGTCGACGACATCGAAGACCTCGCCGGCGACACCTACTCGACGCAGGCGCTCGAACCGGTCGTCGCACCGGAGACGTCCGGGCGCGTGCAGGCGGTAATCACCTGGTATCCAATCACCGACCTCCGCAGTTTACCCGACGCGGAGGACGGCATCACGTCGCTCCTCCTCGACGGCTCGGTCGCGGAGCACCCCGACCGCGCCCGGTTGGCCAGCCCGGTAACGCACGTCACAGCCGACAGCCCGCCGTTCCTCCTCGTGCACGGGCGAGCTGACGACGTCGTTCCCGTCGAACAGAGCCAGGCGCTGTTCGACGAGCTGGCTGCACCCGACGCCGAAGCGGCGTTCTACGAGCTTCCGGACCTCGGCCACGTTTGGGGCGCCGACTCGGAACGGACGGCGATGGACATCCTCGAATCGGAGCCCCGACCCGACTTCCGGTTCACGGCGACCCCGGGGTTCGGTGAGACGGCGGCGGCGGAGCAGCCGCTCGACGGCCAACGACCGGTGGGACCGGAGATAATCGACGCGTTCCTCGACCGAATACGCTCGTCGGGTTCGAACTCGTAG
- a CDS encoding outer membrane protein assembly factor BamB family protein, with product MVPDTTASLSRRQVLGAGGAVLAATLGARFFPQSPGDDTTRVEWPMTQRDPGATGYTPTSSGPVTDATIRWKQPLDTGFPAYSVPSPVVADGVVYAIGQELLAVDAVSGDIRFRRPYAADVAPAVERARAYRTPTVAIHSADGVTALHGHGGHEVGGQSVAATRWTVLGGRDADLLDGGGSGVPPVAADGIVLAYTDDSLTAFDASSGRVRWREATAFTRPAVHGGVAYVGVGPGYALGAIDLETGAVERFEVANGFVRAVTATETGLVVGTDDALLGVALDGSVDWRFDDDAYRGWGDTRVAVADGTAYTGIDTADSSSLIAIDTADGSLEWESSISVEHADSFEPPAVTDDVVYVPTNGGPLVGIERATGDLAWQFQDGETRSWSTVALANDALYAVSDGTLYALEEP from the coding sequence GTGGTTCCTGATACAACAGCCTCGCTCTCCCGCCGACAGGTGCTGGGTGCTGGCGGTGCCGTCCTCGCTGCGACGCTGGGCGCACGCTTCTTCCCCCAGTCCCCGGGCGACGACACCACGCGCGTCGAGTGGCCGATGACTCAGCGCGACCCTGGCGCGACCGGCTACACGCCCACTTCCAGCGGACCGGTTACAGATGCGACGATCAGGTGGAAGCAGCCACTCGACACCGGCTTTCCCGCCTACTCGGTTCCCTCCCCAGTCGTCGCGGACGGCGTCGTCTACGCCATCGGACAGGAACTCCTCGCCGTCGATGCCGTCAGCGGCGACATCCGTTTTCGGCGTCCGTACGCCGCTGACGTCGCGCCAGCCGTCGAGCGCGCACGAGCGTACCGCACGCCCACCGTTGCTATTCACAGCGCGGACGGGGTAACAGCGCTACACGGCCACGGCGGTCACGAAGTCGGTGGCCAGTCAGTCGCTGCGACCCGGTGGACTGTTCTCGGCGGCCGCGACGCCGACCTGTTGGATGGGGGCGGGTCGGGCGTTCCACCGGTCGCCGCCGACGGAATCGTGCTCGCGTACACTGACGACTCACTCACCGCGTTCGACGCGAGCAGTGGGCGCGTCCGATGGCGAGAGGCGACCGCCTTCACGCGGCCCGCGGTCCACGGCGGGGTCGCGTACGTCGGTGTCGGACCTGGGTATGCACTCGGCGCAATCGACCTCGAGACCGGGGCCGTAGAACGGTTTGAGGTCGCGAATGGCTTCGTGCGCGCGGTGACGGCGACTGAGACGGGGCTGGTCGTCGGGACCGACGACGCGTTGCTCGGTGTCGCCCTCGACGGGTCCGTTGACTGGCGGTTCGACGACGACGCGTACCGCGGCTGGGGGGATACCCGCGTCGCGGTCGCGGACGGCACCGCGTACACCGGCATCGACACGGCCGACAGTTCCTCCCTCATCGCAATCGACACCGCCGACGGATCGCTGGAGTGGGAGTCGTCGATCAGCGTCGAGCACGCCGACAGCTTCGAGCCGCCCGCAGTCACCGACGACGTAGTGTACGTCCCGACCAACGGCGGGCCGCTCGTCGGTATCGAGCGGGCAACTGGCGACCTCGCTTGGCAGTTCCAGGATGGAGAAACGAGGTCGTGGTCGACGGTTGCGCTCGCGAACGACGCGCTGTACGCGGTGTCGGATGGCACCCTGTACGCGCTGGAGGAACCATGA
- a CDS encoding ArsR/SmtB family transcription factor — MARVNEEVREISGLLADDTAQQILVETNGDPMSAEELSDACGVSPQTVYRRLERLQEHDMVTEAVELDDDGHHHKVYTATLDRVTITLTADGFSVELSLRERMAARFTEFVREVRDR, encoded by the coding sequence ATGGCACGAGTGAATGAGGAGGTGCGCGAAATCAGCGGGCTGCTGGCCGACGACACCGCCCAGCAGATTCTCGTCGAGACGAACGGCGACCCGATGTCCGCCGAGGAGCTGAGCGACGCGTGCGGAGTCTCACCGCAGACCGTGTATCGGCGACTCGAACGACTCCAGGAACACGACATGGTAACTGAAGCGGTCGAACTGGACGACGACGGACACCACCACAAGGTGTACACAGCGACGCTCGACCGGGTGACGATTACGTTGACTGCGGACGGGTTCAGCGTCGAGCTGTCGCTGCGCGAGCGGATGGCCGCTCGCTTCACGGAGTTCGTTCGCGAGGTGCGTGACCGATGA
- a CDS encoding DUF7521 family protein, producing the protein MSPLELSPALRSQVALALTVTSTVLGLAVGYLALRGYWQSRSRPMLFIAVGFFLVFWTPVLLVAGPYLSPLLGPFVYGVLGEVSRILGLLSILYGLRMPYLQRGSS; encoded by the coding sequence ATGAGCCCGCTCGAACTGAGTCCGGCGCTGCGGTCGCAGGTCGCGCTCGCGCTGACGGTCACCTCGACGGTGCTGGGGCTGGCAGTCGGGTATCTCGCGTTGCGCGGGTACTGGCAGAGCCGGAGCCGGCCGATGCTGTTCATCGCCGTCGGGTTCTTCCTCGTGTTCTGGACGCCCGTGTTGCTCGTCGCCGGCCCGTACCTCAGCCCGCTCCTCGGGCCGTTCGTGTACGGCGTGCTGGGAGAGGTCAGTCGCATCCTCGGACTGCTCTCGATTCTGTACGGGCTGCGGATGCCGTACCTCCAGCGCGGTTCGTCGTAG
- a CDS encoding carbohydrate kinase family protein, with amino-acid sequence MSDGDGDVLVVGDTTIDLYPAAGEAIAPGSRLEWHVGGTAANVARWAASLGSETSLLTNVGTDAVGEMAARHLAEGPVDTTHVTRVDGTSPLTMQVPTEDGERWDAWIAGSCYGFTPPADAAALVTPHEWVHLEGVTLPPGVNQSAVRRLAEAAADGDTRVSFDLNGRRNQWTTPDAYRQALRGVLQHCDLIFAGVDDLAVAGVERTPAGLLELLPCDHSATVFLTDGPAATTALTVEDGAVTERATARPPATTVATTAGAGDGFAGAVLAARHGGVSDLEELATVGNAAGAAAVSTVGPFDGDGISPVEQLL; translated from the coding sequence ATGAGTGACGGCGACGGGGACGTCCTCGTCGTCGGGGACACGACAATCGACCTCTATCCGGCGGCCGGCGAAGCCATCGCACCGGGGAGCCGGCTGGAGTGGCACGTCGGCGGGACGGCGGCGAACGTCGCGCGGTGGGCGGCCTCACTCGGCAGTGAGACCAGCCTGCTCACGAACGTCGGGACCGACGCCGTCGGCGAGATGGCCGCCCGGCACCTCGCCGAGGGGCCGGTGGACACGACGCACGTGACGCGGGTCGATGGGACGTCCCCGCTCACGATGCAGGTCCCGACCGAGGACGGCGAGCGCTGGGACGCCTGGATTGCGGGCAGCTGTTACGGGTTCACCCCGCCGGCCGACGCGGCGGCGCTCGTGACGCCCCACGAGTGGGTGCACTTGGAGGGCGTGACGCTGCCGCCGGGAGTGAACCAGTCGGCCGTTCGACGGCTCGCCGAGGCGGCCGCGGACGGCGACACCCGCGTCTCGTTCGACTTGAACGGGCGGCGAAACCAGTGGACCACGCCGGACGCCTACCGGCAGGCGCTGCGAGGCGTCCTCCAGCACTGCGACCTGATTTTCGCCGGCGTGGACGACCTCGCGGTGGCGGGCGTCGAACGCACGCCCGCAGGCTTGCTCGAACTGCTACCCTGCGACCACTCGGCGACGGTGTTCCTCACGGACGGACCGGCAGCGACGACCGCGCTGACAGTCGAAGACGGCGCGGTCACCGAGCGAGCGACCGCGAGGCCACCCGCGACGACGGTCGCGACCACGGCCGGCGCCGGTGACGGGTTCGCCGGCGCGGTCCTCGCCGCGCGCCACGGCGGCGTTTCGGACCTCGAAGAGCTGGCGACAGTCGGGAACGCGGCGGGCGCGGCCGCCGTCTCGACGGTCGGGCCGTTCGACGGCGACGGCATCAGTCCCGTCGAACAACTCCTATAA
- a CDS encoding NAD(P)-dependent alcohol dehydrogenase, translated as MEIEAAVVHEESGAFEIEDATLEEPRTDEVLVRVVGAGVCHTDLIVRDQLYPTPLPAVLGHEGAGVVERVGSNVSRVEPGDHVVMSFDSDGTCPSCRDGHPAYCASFFEHNFGGARPSDETSPISQNDTRVSGRFFGQSSFATHAIATERNVVPVEDDIPLAMLGPLGCGIQTGAGGVINSLDPQAGSSIAIFGAGSVGLSAVMAADIKGCTDVIAVDLKGNRLEKASELGATQTLNPDEVDDVVETLQADYGGVDYALETTGVPAVAKQATDVLTQRGTVGVIGAPELGAEASYDVNDLILNGRNITGIVEGDSDPQQFIPDLIELYRQGKFPFDELITYYDFEDIEQAVADSESGETIKPVLRVTDA; from the coding sequence ATTGAGATTGAGGCCGCGGTGGTGCACGAGGAGAGCGGTGCGTTCGAAATCGAAGACGCAACCCTCGAAGAACCGCGGACCGACGAAGTGCTCGTCCGCGTCGTCGGCGCGGGCGTCTGCCACACCGACCTGATCGTCCGCGACCAGCTGTATCCGACACCTCTCCCGGCAGTGCTCGGACACGAGGGAGCCGGCGTCGTCGAGCGAGTCGGGTCGAACGTCAGCCGAGTCGAACCCGGCGACCACGTCGTGATGAGTTTCGACTCCGATGGTACCTGCCCGAGCTGTCGGGACGGCCACCCCGCGTACTGCGCGTCGTTCTTCGAGCACAACTTCGGCGGCGCCCGTCCGTCAGATGAGACCTCCCCTATCTCGCAGAACGACACACGCGTCAGCGGGCGCTTCTTCGGGCAATCCTCGTTCGCGACGCACGCAATCGCGACCGAGCGAAACGTCGTCCCCGTCGAGGACGACATCCCGCTAGCGATGCTCGGCCCGCTGGGCTGTGGCATCCAGACCGGCGCGGGCGGCGTCATCAACTCGCTGGACCCGCAGGCCGGCTCGTCGATAGCTATCTTCGGCGCCGGGTCGGTCGGCCTGTCGGCCGTCATGGCCGCCGACATCAAAGGCTGTACAGACGTCATCGCCGTCGACCTCAAGGGGAACCGCCTCGAGAAAGCCAGTGAACTCGGCGCGACACAGACGCTGAATCCCGACGAGGTAGACGACGTTGTCGAAACACTACAGGCGGACTACGGCGGGGTCGACTACGCCCTCGAGACGACCGGTGTCCCAGCGGTCGCTAAGCAGGCCACTGACGTACTCACGCAGCGTGGAACAGTGGGGGTTATCGGCGCCCCGGAACTCGGGGCGGAGGCCAGCTACGATGTCAACGACCTCATCCTGAACGGCCGAAACATCACGGGCATCGTCGAAGGCGACTCGGACCCCCAACAGTTCATCCCCGACCTCATCGAGCTGTACCGGCAGGGGAAGTTCCCCTTCGACGAGCTCATCACCTACTACGACTTCGAGGACATCGAACAGGCGGTCGCGGACTCCGAGAGCGGGGAGACTATCAAACCGGTTCTCCGCGTCACCGACGCGTGA
- a CDS encoding outer membrane protein assembly factor BamB family protein, with amino-acid sequence MPSTSRRDALRLLGLAGVASVAGCSALGLDSGPNEQPPDALGTSWTPAADSWQFQAADLRNTAQSPHGVGTRPTVEWENHRPEDRLGPLLSGEVVAATPQRVIVAGEFENEFRLDAYDAVAGDRLWNRRVEDSSANYGRFGGLVDGTMYLAGSGAEVVAVDAADGTVHWRRDLGEHVASEIPGKYLSAPNSAADFPALFAATPEIVYVQSPYGIHGLSPVDGAEQWRVYLGRQTENPALEKPYGLAVTDRRVWASYGGRVRSLFAVGVSEDGPEVKRVELPLEFPSTPVATGDRQVALTHDVTWGTRPVETLAVGATSDGVEWQFPGHAGDGAAAYSPLATDGERVFACVSHEQPAQFVACAVRASSGKLEWLHRESLANEDVAVSAGREFRLCRPVVAGDTLLVGYGTAPERERGHGEVLALARRDGGVEWRTDLSVAPQDLLVTSSGLYVGGQQGSVLALTG; translated from the coding sequence ATGCCCTCCACGTCTCGCCGCGACGCCCTTCGATTGCTCGGACTGGCCGGCGTCGCCAGCGTCGCCGGCTGTAGCGCGCTCGGACTCGACTCGGGACCGAACGAGCAACCACCTGACGCGCTCGGGACGTCGTGGACGCCGGCCGCCGACAGCTGGCAGTTCCAGGCCGCGGATTTGCGGAACACGGCACAGAGTCCACACGGCGTGGGGACGCGGCCGACTGTCGAGTGGGAGAACCACCGCCCCGAGGACCGACTGGGTCCGTTGCTGTCCGGCGAAGTCGTTGCCGCGACGCCGCAGCGAGTCATCGTGGCCGGCGAGTTCGAGAACGAATTCCGGCTCGACGCCTACGACGCCGTCGCCGGCGACCGCCTGTGGAACCGACGCGTCGAGGACTCGTCGGCCAACTACGGTCGGTTCGGCGGGCTCGTGGACGGGACGATGTACCTGGCCGGGAGCGGCGCCGAAGTCGTCGCCGTCGATGCGGCCGACGGGACGGTCCACTGGCGGCGTGACCTCGGCGAACACGTCGCGAGCGAGATTCCCGGGAAGTACCTGTCCGCGCCGAACAGTGCGGCGGACTTCCCGGCGCTGTTCGCGGCGACCCCCGAAATCGTCTACGTGCAGAGTCCGTACGGGATTCACGGGCTCTCGCCGGTGGACGGCGCCGAACAGTGGCGGGTGTACCTCGGCCGGCAAACCGAGAACCCCGCCCTTGAGAAGCCGTACGGGCTGGCCGTGACCGACCGACGGGTCTGGGCGAGTTACGGCGGCCGCGTTCGCTCGCTGTTCGCGGTCGGGGTGTCCGAGGACGGCCCGGAAGTCAAGCGGGTGGAACTGCCGCTGGAGTTCCCATCGACGCCGGTCGCCACGGGCGACCGACAGGTCGCGCTCACCCACGATGTGACGTGGGGGACGAGACCCGTGGAGACGCTGGCCGTCGGGGCGACGAGCGACGGAGTCGAGTGGCAGTTCCCGGGACACGCGGGCGACGGCGCGGCCGCCTACTCGCCGCTGGCGACGGACGGCGAGCGCGTGTTCGCCTGTGTGAGCCACGAACAGCCCGCGCAGTTCGTGGCGTGTGCGGTGCGCGCGTCGTCGGGGAAACTCGAGTGGCTGCACCGCGAGTCGCTGGCGAACGAGGACGTCGCGGTGAGCGCGGGCCGCGAGTTCCGGCTCTGCCGCCCCGTGGTCGCCGGCGACACGCTGCTCGTCGGCTACGGAACCGCGCCCGAGCGAGAGCGCGGACACGGCGAAGTTCTCGCGCTCGCACGCCGAGACGGCGGCGTCGAGTGGCGAACCGACCTCTCGGTCGCCCCGCAGGACCTGCTGGTGACGAGTAGCGGGCTCTACGTCGGCGGGCAACAGGGAAGCGTCCTCGCACTGACCGGCTGA
- a CDS encoding TrmB family transcriptional regulator, with amino-acid sequence MSNSRNIEEAIEVLQQLGLKEYEARCFVGLTQLDFGTAKKLSELTEVPRTRVYDAIRVLEAQGLVEIQHSSPQRFRAVPLDEATETLRDQYEARVERLQDALETVAVIDGDSEEDVQKIWAITGKEGIENRTNQLIDDATEEVVFVIGDEALLTDDLVEVLTSVDDDIELMVGALTKSLQEQVQEVVPNATTFISGLEWLHGGQTTEDETAIGRLLLVDRSTILVSTIIPDTKNEQAIFGEGFGNGLVVIARRLMAQGLLPARDPQ; translated from the coding sequence ATGAGCAATTCAAGAAATATCGAGGAGGCGATAGAGGTGCTTCAGCAACTGGGGCTGAAGGAGTACGAGGCGCGGTGCTTCGTCGGGTTGACGCAGCTGGACTTCGGGACGGCGAAGAAGCTCAGCGAGCTCACCGAAGTACCGCGAACGCGAGTGTACGACGCGATTCGCGTGCTGGAGGCGCAGGGGCTGGTCGAAATCCAGCACTCCAGCCCCCAGCGGTTCCGAGCGGTCCCGCTCGACGAGGCGACCGAGACGCTGCGGGACCAGTACGAGGCCCGCGTCGAGCGACTGCAGGACGCGCTCGAAACGGTCGCCGTCATCGACGGGGACAGCGAGGAGGACGTGCAGAAAATCTGGGCGATAACCGGGAAAGAGGGAATCGAGAACAGGACGAATCAGCTCATCGACGACGCCACCGAGGAGGTCGTGTTCGTCATCGGCGACGAGGCGCTGTTGACCGACGACCTCGTCGAGGTGCTGACGAGCGTCGACGACGACATCGAGTTGATGGTCGGTGCGCTGACGAAGTCGCTACAGGAGCAGGTACAGGAGGTCGTGCCGAACGCGACGACGTTCATCTCGGGGCTGGAGTGGCTGCACGGGGGACAGACGACCGAGGACGAGACGGCAATCGGCCGGCTGCTGTTGGTCGACCGGTCCACGATTCTGGTGAGTACGATCATCCCGGACACCAAGAACGAGCAGGCGATTTTCGGTGAGGGGTTCGGGAACGGGCTCGTCGTCATCGCGCGGCGGCTGATGGCGCAGGGACTGCTCCCCGCCCGCGACCCCCAGTAG
- a CDS encoding HalOD1 output domain-containing protein, whose amino-acid sequence MEYEIEDDESVSMAVVRAVTAVTGCSPGSTPLLARVVDPDALDALFSASFDGTPRTGGHLTFVYADCRVTIDNGEFLTVRPLRTAFGGAADEPPTPGE is encoded by the coding sequence ATGGAGTACGAAATCGAGGACGACGAGTCAGTGAGCATGGCCGTCGTCCGCGCCGTGACCGCCGTCACCGGGTGCAGCCCCGGTTCCACCCCGCTGCTCGCCCGCGTCGTCGACCCCGACGCGCTGGACGCGCTCTTCTCGGCGTCGTTCGACGGGACGCCGCGGACCGGCGGCCACCTCACGTTCGTCTACGCCGACTGCCGCGTCACTATCGACAACGGCGAGTTCCTGACCGTTCGACCGCTCCGGACGGCCTTCGGCGGCGCGGCGGACGAACCACCGACTCCCGGCGAGTAG
- a CDS encoding TraB/GumN family protein produces MTVSDHTRTADTSLDGVSAGDPRLNDEYVRRVQLGSHTVVLVGVVHDHPTSSYRVRAVVDAFEPDVVAVELPNLLVPALASWDETDTTGGEMAAAIRAAMPSPAVGIDVPGRHLYRALRSEQRRQQPGLRTLLRTARSFGQIAVHAALGRLSHQLGAYGVPWMPSVADLEDEHSYGLGDDASPAEQAENEGAHLLRSETMRRTLDPPAATKFIDGVRERFMADRLRQLRDADVVVGVVGYGHLDSVAKNCRSNLGETDPGTA; encoded by the coding sequence GTGACCGTCTCAGACCACACTCGGACGGCAGACACGTCCCTCGACGGCGTTAGCGCTGGCGACCCGCGACTGAACGACGAGTACGTCCGCCGAGTCCAGTTGGGAAGCCACACCGTCGTGCTCGTCGGCGTCGTCCACGACCACCCCACGAGCAGCTACCGGGTCCGAGCCGTCGTGGACGCCTTCGAACCCGACGTGGTCGCGGTCGAACTCCCGAATCTGCTCGTTCCCGCGCTCGCGTCGTGGGACGAGACCGACACCACGGGCGGCGAGATGGCGGCCGCCATCCGCGCCGCGATGCCCAGTCCAGCCGTCGGCATCGACGTCCCCGGGCGCCATCTCTACCGCGCGCTCCGCAGCGAGCAACGCCGACAACAGCCCGGGCTGAGAACGCTCCTCCGGACGGCCCGCTCGTTCGGTCAAATCGCGGTCCACGCCGCACTCGGCCGGCTCTCCCACCAACTCGGAGCGTACGGGGTCCCCTGGATGCCGTCGGTCGCGGACCTCGAAGACGAGCACAGTTACGGCCTCGGCGACGACGCCTCGCCCGCCGAACAGGCGGAAAACGAGGGCGCACACCTGCTCCGCAGTGAGACGATGCGCCGGACGCTGGACCCGCCGGCCGCGACGAAGTTCATCGACGGCGTCAGAGAGCGGTTCATGGCCGACCGGCTCCGGCAGTTGCGAGACGCGGACGTGGTGGTCGGCGTCGTCGGCTACGGCCACCTCGATAGCGTCGCGAAAAACTGCAGGTCGAATCTGGGTGAGACGGACCCGGGGACGGCCTAG
- a CDS encoding DUF2171 domain-containing protein: protein MARPFTNNDEGMTVRTADGEEVGTIETVEGSKAHVKPESSLSESIRTRLVLGDATDEMYTLDHSDVDSITEDGVELKN, encoded by the coding sequence ATGGCACGACCGTTCACCAACAACGACGAGGGAATGACGGTTCGAACAGCCGACGGCGAAGAGGTCGGCACCATCGAGACCGTCGAGGGAAGCAAAGCACACGTGAAACCGGAGTCCAGCCTCTCGGAGAGCATCCGGACGCGCCTCGTCCTCGGCGACGCGACCGACGAGATGTACACGCTCGACCACTCGGACGTCGACTCGATCACCGAGGACGGCGTCGAACTGAAGAACTAG